A window from Pararge aegeria chromosome 6, ilParAegt1.1, whole genome shotgun sequence encodes these proteins:
- the LOC120624297 gene encoding magnetosome-associated protein MamJ-like — MKTFIALAAIWALTVAGPLPLVQVIVNVNTPDFVDTDVADEGIVEEPIVPGPLPEPVELPEPVLPEIIPAPIELPEAVLPEIMPAPIELPEAVLPEIMPAPIELPEAVLPEIMPSPIELPEPVLPEIMPAPIELPEPVLPEIIPSPVELPEAVLPEIIPEPVVVPGIILH; from the coding sequence ATGAAAACGTTCATCGCTCTCGCCGCCATTTGGGCTTTGACGGTCGCTGGCCCCTTGCCTTTGGTGCAGGTTATTGTTAACGTTAACACACCAGATTTCGTTGACACCGATGTCGCTGATGAAGGAATCGTTGAAGAGCCAATCGTTCCCGGACCCCTGCCTGAACCTGTAGAACTTCCAGAGCCTGTATTACCGGAAATCATACCTGCACCCATTGAGTTACCCGAGGCTGTACTACCTGAAATCATGCCTGCACCCATTGAGTTGCCCGAGGCTGTACTACCTGAAATCATGCCTGCACCCATTGAGTTGCCTGAGGCTGTACTACCTGAAATCATGCCTTCACCCATTGAGTTGCCCGAGCCTGTACTACCTGAAATCATGCCTGCACCAATAGAGCTGCCAGAACCTGTATTACCTGAGATCATCCCCAGTCCGGTTGAGCTGCCCGAAGCTGTTCTACCTGAAATTATTCCCGAGCCAGTAGTCGTGCCTGGAATTATTTTACACTAG